The following proteins come from a genomic window of Trifolium pratense cultivar HEN17-A07 linkage group LG4, ARS_RC_1.1, whole genome shotgun sequence:
- the LOC123923769 gene encoding receptor-like protein 9DC1, with product MRLFLLYVHILLFIFPSFSTSSSNFLCNPQDSNALIQFKSSFTTYTNYACQEQPQKTATWKNGTNCCSWHGVTCDTVSGHVIGLNLGCESLQGNIYSNSTLFHLSHLQSLNLSYNDFFGTHFHSKFGGFRNLTHLDLSSCNFQGEVPPQISHLSKLTSLHLSGNDQLSWKESTLKSLVQNATVLEELYLDETDMSSIDPNSLNLIFNQSSSLTSLNLQRSGLSGNWKNNILCLPSIQDLDMSINDLEGQLPDLSCSTSLRILDLSYCLFKGPIPLSFSNLTYLTSLSLIENKLNGSIPSSLLTLPHLTFLSLKDNLFISGQIPNVFPKSNRFQQLDLSGNKIGGELPKSLSNLQHLINLDLSSNSFSGQIPDVFDGLTKLQELRLGYNRLEGQIPPSLFSLSQLNYLDFSYNKLKGPLPDEISGFQNLGYLFLSNNLLNGKFPSWCLSLPSLGMLDLSNNQFTGNISVISSYSLYYLKLCSNKLQGDIPESIFNLVNLTTLCLSSNNLSGFVNFQHFSKLQKLDTLSLSRNSQLSLNFESNVNYNFSILSTLELSSVGLIGFSKLSSGKFPGLRYLDLSNNKLFGRLPNWLLGIDSLQYLGLSYNMFTSMDQFTRNQWQNLQGIDLSFNLLAGDISLSICNKSSLQLLNLAHNNLTGMIPQCLANLSSLQVLDLQTNKFYGTIPSNFSKYCDLRTLNLNGNLLEGNLPKSLSNCENLEALNIGSNKLEDHFPNWIQTMQYLEVLVLRENKLYGPIANINIKHPFPSLIILDISSNNFSGPLPKSHIQNFDAMKNVIQVGQDSSMQYLERMEVGDMTYYDSVTMTVKGNSIVMVKISLAFANIDLSQNKFEGEIPSFIGELQALRGLNISHNRLTGPIPKSIGNLSSMESLDLSSNTLTGVIPSELINLNGLGVLNLSYNHLIGEIPQGKQFNTFSNDSYEGNLGLCGFPLSKKCGPEQHSPPSANTLVSDEKFGFGWKPVAIGYGCGTVFGIGLGYCVLLIGKPRWLVMMVGGQPKQKVTTRTRVRRTNGSTRN from the coding sequence ATGAGGTTGTTTCTTCTGTATGTCCATATTTTGCTCTTCATTTTTCCATCCTTctcaacttcttcttctaattttttatgtaatCCTCAAGATAGCAATGCCTTGATTCAATTTAAGTCCTCTTTCACTACATATACAAACTATGCTTGTCAGGAACAACCTCAGAAAACTGCAACATGGAAAAATGGGACAAATTGTTGTTCATGGCATGGTGTCACCTGTGATACTGTCTCTGGTCATGTGATTGGTCTCAACCTTGGCTGTGAAAGTCTTCAAGGTAATATTTATTCTAATAGTACCCTTTTTCATCTTTCTCACCTACAATCACTCAACCTTTCTTACAATGATTTCTTTGGCACTCATTTTCATTCGAAGTTTGGTGGGTTTCGGAATCTCACACATCTTGACTTGTCTTCATGTAACTTTCAAGGTGAAGTTCCTCCTCAAATCTCACACCTTTCCAAATTAACATCACTTCATCTTTCTGGAAATGATCAGTTAAGTTGGAAAGAAAGTACTTTGAAAAGCCTTGTGCAAAATGCAACAGTTTTAGAAGAATTATATTTGGATGAAACAGATATGTCTTCAATCGATCCAAACTCGTTGAATTTGATCTTCAATCAATCTTCCTCTTTGACTAGTCTTAATCTTCAAAGATCAGGATTAAGTGGAAATTGGAAAAACAACATTCTTTGTTTACCAAGTATTCAAGATTTAGATATGTCAATAAATGATCTTGAAGGCCAACTTCCAGATTTGAGTTGTAGCACTTCTCTTAGAATCTTGGATCTTTCATATTGTTTGTTCAAAGGGCCAATTCCTCTATCTTTCTCTAATCTCACATATCTTACATCCTTAAGTCTCATTGAGAACAAGCTTAATGGTTCAATCCCATCATCACTTTTAACCCTTCCACATCTAACTTTTTTGTCTCTCAAAGATAATTTGTTCATAAGTGGTCAAATCCCAAATGTATTTCCCAAATCAAATAGATTTCAACAATTAGATTTGAGTGGTAACAAAATTGGAGGTGAGTTGCCAAAATCACTTTCAAACCTTCAACATCTTATCAATTTAGACCTTTCATCTAATTCGTTTAGTGGTCAAATTCCGGATGTGTTTGACGGACTAACCAAATTACAAGAACTCCGTCTAGGTTATAATAGATTAGAAGGCCAAATTCCACCTTCATTGTTTAGCTTGTCTCAACTTAATTACTtagatttttcttataataaattGAAGGGTCCTCTACCCGACGAAATATCAGGGTTCCAAAACTTAggttatttatttttgagtaACAACTTACTAAATGGAAAATTTCCTTCATGGTGTTTATCTTTACCATCTTTGGGAATGCTGGATTTATCAAATAATCAATTTACAGGAAATATAAGTGTCATTTCATCATATTCTTTGTATTATCTAAAACTATGCAGCAACAAACTACAAGGCGATATTCCAGAATCTATTTTCAACCTTGTAAACCTAACGACACTATGTCTATCATCAAACAACTTGAGTGGTTTTGTCAATTTTCAACACTTTTCCAAACTTCAAAAGTTGGATACTTTGTCTCTTTCACGTAATAGTCAATTATCACTAAACTTTGAATCCAATGTCAATTACAACTTTTCTATCCTATCAACATTGGAACTGTCGTCTGTTGGTTTGATCGGATTTTCAAAATTATCATCAGGAAAATTCCCTGGTTTGAGATATCTTGATTTGTCCAATAACAAACTTTTTGGCAGATTGCCTAACTGGTTGCTTGGCATAGATTCATTACAATATTTGGGCCTCTCTTATAACATGTTCACATCAATGGACCAATTCACAAGGAATCAGTGGCAAAACCTACAGGGCATTGATCTTAGTTTTAACTTACTAGCTGGTGACATATCTTTGTCAATTTGCAATAAAAGTTCACTTCAATTGCTCAACTTGGCACACAACAACTTGACAGGTATGATTCCACAATGTCTTGCTAATTTATCATCCCTTCAAGTTTTGGATCTACAAACGAACAAATTTTATGGCACTATTCCAAGTAACTTTTCAAAGTACTGCGACCTTCGTACTCTGAATCTCAATGGCAACCTATTAGAAGGAAACTTGCCTAAATCTTTGTCGAACTGTGAAAACCTGGAGGCTTTAAATATTGGCAGCAACAAATTAGAAGACCATTTTCCAAACTGGATCCAAACAATGCAATATTTGGAAGTATTGGTTTTGCGAGAGAATAAGTTGTATGGTCCCATTGCAAATATAAATATCAAGCATCCATTTCCtagtttaattattttagatatttCAAGCAATAACTTCAGTGGCCCTTTACCAAAATCCCACATACAAAATTTTGATGCCATGAAAAATGTTATTCAAGTTGGACAGGATAGTAGCATGCAATACCTGGAAAGGATGGAAGTAGGTGACATGACATACTATGATTCTGTGACTATGACAGTGAAAGGAAACAGCATTGTAATGGTGAAAATTTCATTAGCCTTTGCGAAcattgatctatctcaaaacaAGTTTGAAGGAGAGATTCCAAGTTTTATTGGAGAGCTTCAAGCACTCAGAGGGCTTAACATTTCCCATAACAGACTCACCGGTCCTATTCCCAAATCCATAGGAAACTTGTCAAGCATGGAATCATTGGATCTTTCCTCAAATACACTCACTGGTGTGATTCCTTCAGAATTAATCAATCTGAACGGTCTTGGAGTATTGAATCTTTCCTATAACCATCTAATTGGAGAAATACCTCAGGGAAAGCAGTTCAATACATTTTCAAATGACTCCTATGAAGGAAACTTGGGGTTGTGTGGATTTCCCTTGTCAAAGAAATGTGGACCTGAGCAACATTCTCCACCTTCAGCCAACACCTTAGTGAGTGACGAgaaatttggatttggatggAAACCAGTGGCTATTGGATATGGATGTGGAACGGTGTTTGGAATAGGCCTTGGATATTGTGTGTTGTTAATCGGAAAGCCTAGATGGCTTGTGATGATGGTTGGAGGTCAGCCCAA
- the LOC123923771 gene encoding receptor-like protein 19 — protein sequence MRLFLLYLHILLFNFPSFSLSSSNFLCHPEDSYALLQFKSSFTTYTNYACQEQPQKTSTWKNGTNCCSWHGVTCDTVSGHVIGLDLGCESLQGNIYSNSTLFHLSHLQSLNLSYNDFFGTHFHSKFGGFQNLTHLDLSSCNFQGEVPPQISHLSKLISLHLSRNGQLSWKETTLKSLVQNATILEELILDETNMSSIHPNSLNLIFNQSSSLTNLNLQRSGISGNWKNNILCLPSLQELDLSKNDYLEGQLPNLSCSTFLRILDLSYCSFTGPIPLSFSNLTYLTSLSLIDNRLNGSIPSSLLTLQNLTSLSLKDNLFISGQIPDVFPKSNRFQKLDLSSNKIEGQLPKSLSNLQHLINLDLSSNSFSGQIPDVFDGLTKLQELRLGYNRLEGQIPPSLFRLSQFDYLDCSNNKLKGPLPEEISGFQNLGYLFLNNNLLSGKIPSWCLSLPSLGMLDLSNNQFTGNISVISSYSLYYLKLCSNKLQGDIPESIFNLANLATLCLSSNNLSGVVNFQHFSKLQKLDTLSLSRNSQLSLNFESTVNYNFSILSTLELSSVGLIGYSKLSSGKFPGLRYLDLSDNKLFGRLPNWLLNIDSLQSLGLSHNMFESMDQFTRNQWQNLQGLDLSFNLLAGGISLSICNKSSLILLNLAHNKLTGNIPQCLANVSSLQVLDLQENKFYGTIPNVIGELQALHGLNLSHNRLTGSIPQSIGNLSSLESLDLSSNILTGVIPAELTNLNGLEVLNLSHNHLMGEIPQGKQFNTFSNDSYVGNSGLCGFPLSKKC from the coding sequence ATGAGGTTGTTTCTTCTGTATTTGCATATTTTGCTTTTCAATTTTCCATCCTTTTCTTTATCTTCTTCTAATTTCTTATGTCATCCTGAAGATAGCTATGCCTTGCTTCAATTCAAGTCCTCATTCACTACATATACAAACTATGCTTGTCAGGAACAACCTCAAAAAACATCGACATGGAAAAATGGGACAAATTGTTGTTCATGGCATGGTGTCACCTGTGATACTGTCTCTGGTCATGTGATTGGTCTCGACCTTGGCTGTGAAAGTCTTCAAGGTAATATTTATTCTAATAGTACCCTTTTTCATCTTTCTCACCTACAATCACTCAACCTTTCTTACAATGATTTCTTTGGCACTCATTTTCATTCGAAGTTTGGTGGATTTCAGAATCTTACACATCTTGACTTGTCTTCATGTAACTTTCAAGGTGAAGTTCCTCCTCAAATCTCACACCTTTCCAAATTAATATCACTTCATCTTTCTAGAAATGGTCAGTTAAGTTGGAAAGAAACCACTTTGAAAAGCCTTGTGCAAAATGCAACAATTTTGGAAGAGTTAATTTTGGATGAAACAAATATGTCTTCAATCCATCCAAACTCGTTGAATTTGATATTCAATCAATCTTCCTCTTTGACTAATCTTAATCTTCAAAGATCAGGAATAAGTGGAAATTGGAAAAACAACATTCTTTGTTTACCGAGTCTTCAAGAGTTAGATTTATCTAAAAATGACTACCTTGAAGGCCAACTTCCAAATTTAAGTTGTAGCACTTTTCTTAGAATCTTGGATCTTTCATATTGTTCATTCACAGGGCCAAttcctctttctttctctaACCTCACATATCTTACATCCTTAAGTCTCATTGATAACAGACTTAATGGTTCAATCCCATCCTCACTTTTAACCCTACAAAATCTAACTTCTTTGTCTCTCAAAGATAATTTGTTCATAAGTGGTCAAATCCCGGATGTATTTCCCAAATCAAATAGATTTCAAAAGTTAGATTTGAGTAGTAACAAAATTGAAGGCCAGTTGCCAAAATCACTTTCAAACCTTCAACATCTTATCAATTTAGACCTATCTTCCAATTCATTTAGTGGTCAAATTCCAGATGTGTTTGACGGACTAACCAAATTACAAGAACTCCGTCTGGGTTATAATAGATTAGAAGGGCAAATTCCACCTTCATTGTTTCGGTTATCTCAATTTGATTACTTAGACTGttctaataataaattaaagggTCCTCTACCTGAGGAAATATCAGGGTTCCAAAACTTaggttatttatttttgaataacaACTTACTAAGTGGAAAAATTCCTTCGTGGTGTTTATCTTTACCATCTTTAGGAATGTTGGATCTATCAAATAATCAATTTACAGGAAATATAAGTGTCATTTCATCATATTCTTTGTATTATCTTAAACTATGCAGCAACAAACTACAAGGAGATATTCCAGAATCTATTTTCAACCTTGCAAACCTAGCTACACTATGTCTTTCATCAAACAACTTGAGTGGTGTTGTCAATTTTCAGCACTTCTCCAAACTTCAAAAATTGGATACTTTGTCTCTTTCACGTAATAGTCAATTATCACTAAACTTTGAATCTACTGTCAATTACAACTTTTCTATCCTATCAACATTGGAACTGTCTTCTGTCGGTTTGATCGGATATTCAAAATTATCATCAGGAAAATTCCCTGGTTTGAGATATCTTGATTTGTCCGACAATAAACTTTTTGGAAGATTGCCTAATTGGTTGCTCAACATAGATTCATTACAATCTTTGGGCCTCTCTCATAACATGTTCGAATCAATGGACCAATTCACAAGGAATCAGTGGCAAAACCTACAGGGCCTTGATCTTAGTTTTAACTTACTAGCTGGTGGCATCTCTTTGTCAATTTGCAATAAAAGTTCGCTTATATTGCTCAACTTGGCACACAACAAATTGACAGGTAACATTCCACAATGTCTTGCTAATGTATCATCCCTTCAAGTTTTGGATCTACAAGAGAACAAATTTTATGGCACTATTCCAAATGTTATTGGAGAGCTTCAGGCACTCCATGGGCTTAACCTTTCCCATAACAGACTCACCGGTTCTATTCCCCAATCCATAGGAAACTTGTCAAGCTTGGAATCATTGGATCTTTCCTCAAATATATTAACTGGTGTGATTCCTGCAGAATTAACCAATCTGAATGGTCTTGAAGTGTTGAACCTTTCCCATAACCATCTAATGGGAGAAATACCTCAAGGTAAGCAGTTCAATACATTTTCAAATGACTCCTATGTAGGAAACTCGGGGTTATGTGGATTTCCCTTGTCAAAGAAATGCTGA